A single genomic interval of Clostridium cylindrosporum DSM 605 harbors:
- a CDS encoding nicotinate phosphoribosyltransferase gives MSFIIDWKEDRNLTLLVDFYELTMANGFLKSGVGNKIAYFDLYFRKVPDNGGFCVFAGLQQLIEYLKNLKFSSQDIEYLRSKNMFDEEFISYLENFNFTCDVWSVNEGTPVFPNEPLVVVKGPIMQAQFIETMLLLTINHQTLIATKTNRIVRAAKGRSVMEFGSRRAQGYDGAIFGARAAYIGGCTSTACTIAEKLFGVPAVGTMAHSWVQLFDTELEAFRAWVKAYPENSLLLVDTYNVLKSGIPNAIKVFKEELAPLGIRPKGIRIDSGDITYLTEKARIMLDEAGFEDCKILVSNSLDEYIIRDVLSQGAKIDSFGVGERLITSKSAPVLGGVYKLVAVEEDGSIIPKIKISENPEKITTPGFKQVYRLFDKYTHKAIADLITFNDEIIDDSKPLEIFDPIYTWKRKRLDNYYAKKLLNPIFESGKCVYTSPSVKEIREYSQNEVSNLWDEVLRFDFPHKYYVDLSSNIWEMKYSLLRKHNLKYR, from the coding sequence ATGTCTTTTATAATAGATTGGAAGGAAGATAGAAACTTAACTTTACTAGTAGATTTCTATGAACTAACAATGGCAAATGGATTTCTTAAAAGTGGTGTTGGAAATAAAATAGCTTATTTCGACCTGTATTTTAGAAAAGTACCTGATAATGGTGGATTTTGTGTATTTGCAGGACTTCAACAACTAATTGAATACTTAAAAAACCTTAAATTTTCAAGTCAAGACATTGAATATTTAAGATCCAAAAATATGTTTGATGAGGAATTTATATCATATTTAGAAAACTTCAATTTTACCTGCGATGTATGGTCAGTAAATGAGGGAACTCCAGTATTCCCTAACGAACCATTAGTAGTAGTAAAAGGGCCAATAATGCAGGCTCAATTTATTGAAACTATGCTACTTCTAACAATAAATCACCAAACACTTATAGCTACTAAAACTAATAGAATAGTTAGAGCCGCAAAGGGCCGTAGTGTAATGGAGTTTGGATCAAGACGAGCACAAGGATATGACGGTGCTATTTTTGGGGCAAGAGCTGCCTATATAGGAGGATGTACTTCAACCGCCTGTACAATAGCCGAAAAACTATTTGGAGTACCTGCAGTAGGTACTATGGCTCATAGCTGGGTGCAACTCTTTGACACGGAACTTGAAGCATTTAGAGCATGGGTAAAGGCTTATCCTGAAAACAGTCTTCTTTTAGTTGATACATATAATGTACTAAAGTCTGGTATTCCAAATGCTATTAAAGTCTTTAAAGAGGAACTTGCTCCTCTTGGTATTAGACCAAAGGGGATTAGAATAGATAGTGGAGATATTACTTATCTTACTGAGAAGGCAAGAATCATGCTTGATGAAGCTGGTTTTGAAGACTGTAAAATATTAGTTTCAAACTCTTTAGATGAATATATAATTAGAGATGTCCTTAGCCAAGGAGCTAAAATAGACAGTTTCGGTGTTGGAGAAAGACTTATAACTTCAAAATCAGCACCGGTTTTAGGTGGTGTATATAAACTAGTTGCTGTTGAAGAGGATGGAAGTATTATCCCTAAAATAAAAATAAGTGAAAATCCTGAGAAGATAACAACTCCAGGGTTTAAACAAGTTTACAGACTATTTGATAAATATACACATAAGGCAATAGCTGACCTTATTACCTTCAATGATGAGATTATTGATGATAGTAAGCCTTTAGAAATTTTCGACCCTATTTATACGTGGAAAAGAAAAAGGCTAGATAACTACTATGCCAAAAAGCTACTTAACCCAATTTTTGAATCTGGTAAATGTGTATATACATCTCCTAGTGTAAAGGAGATAAGAGAATACTCTCAAAATGAGGTCTCTAATTTATGGGATGAAGTTTTAAGATTTGACTTTCCACATAAATATTATGTTGATCTTTCATCAAATATTTGGGAGATGAAATATTCCCTTCTTAGAAAACATAATTTAAAATATAGATAA
- a CDS encoding DegV family protein — MDKIALVTDSSCDLTKEIIQQNNINVLPLRISYSHGEFKDGVDISADEVYANFKKEIPTTSMPSPGDFLATIKKIKSEGYTHCLVVSISSGLSGTYSMMNTVANEIDGIKIHIVDSKLLSRGLGMVTLEAARLIKLGLDFDIIVSKLDSFKKNTKVYFTVDTFEYLQKGGRIGKVAATIGTLLNVKPIISIDEEGKYFTYSKARGKKNALDKMLEPLKKFILTTKANVSILQGMAEDDAQFLYDKIKEFNNIGEICITQITPSLVVHTGPGSVGIVFSPSN, encoded by the coding sequence ATGGATAAAATTGCTCTTGTAACTGATAGCTCATGCGACTTAACAAAAGAGATTATTCAACAAAATAATATAAATGTATTGCCATTAAGAATCAGTTATAGCCATGGAGAATTTAAAGATGGAGTTGATATTTCTGCTGATGAAGTATACGCTAACTTTAAAAAAGAAATTCCAACTACTTCTATGCCATCCCCTGGAGACTTTTTAGCTACAATTAAAAAAATAAAGTCTGAAGGCTATACTCACTGTTTAGTAGTTTCAATATCCTCTGGTTTAAGTGGTACATATAGTATGATGAATACAGTAGCAAATGAAATTGATGGAATAAAGATTCATATTGTAGACTCGAAATTGTTATCCCGTGGTTTAGGTATGGTCACTTTAGAAGCCGCACGCCTTATTAAACTTGGACTAGACTTTGACATAATAGTATCCAAGCTAGACTCCTTTAAGAAAAACACTAAGGTGTATTTTACTGTTGATACCTTTGAATATCTTCAAAAAGGCGGTAGAATAGGAAAAGTGGCTGCAACAATTGGTACTTTATTAAATGTGAAGCCAATAATATCTATTGATGAGGAAGGAAAGTATTTTACTTATTCAAAGGCTAGAGGTAAGAAAAATGCCCTTGATAAAATGCTTGAACCACTAAAAAAATTCATACTAACTACAAAAGCAAATGTTTCGATACTTCAAGGAATGGCAGAGGATGATGCTCAATTCCTCTACGATAAGATAAAAGAATTTAATAATATAGGTGAAATATGTATTACCCAAATAACACCATCACTTGTTGTTCATACAGGACCTGGTTCTGTAGGTATTGTATTTTCACCATCAAATTAA
- a CDS encoding formate/nitrite transporter family protein has protein sequence MDKGILTTPEICEETIKIGIKKGVKTMFYQTLILAILAGAFIAFGCFVSIVGSHGISNYGLSKFVAGTLFPVGLVLVLICGAELFTGNTLLIQAYMEKEVTLFQFIKNLVTVYVGNFIGAFMSAVLIYLSGLLLSNDLKLGAYVLKVASYKGSLSFLNALVSGILCNFLVCLAVWGSYAAKDVAGKILIVWVTIMTFIISGFEHSVANMYYFSIAILAKIDSRIIVASHLSADKLESVSVFNAIGNIIPVTIGNIIGGMLLVGLAYWFVYVKMPRDKDNSTKEKY, from the coding sequence ATGGATAAGGGAATATTAACAACTCCTGAAATATGTGAGGAAACTATTAAAATTGGTATCAAAAAAGGTGTAAAAACAATGTTTTATCAAACATTAATACTTGCAATACTTGCTGGTGCCTTTATAGCATTTGGATGCTTTGTCTCTATTGTAGGATCACATGGGATTTCAAATTATGGACTTTCGAAGTTTGTAGCTGGTACACTATTTCCAGTTGGACTTGTTTTGGTTCTTATATGTGGAGCCGAATTATTTACAGGAAACACTCTCTTAATACAGGCGTACATGGAAAAAGAAGTTACACTATTCCAGTTTATAAAGAACTTAGTTACTGTTTATGTAGGCAATTTTATAGGTGCATTTATGAGTGCAGTTTTAATCTACTTAAGTGGACTTTTGTTAAGTAACGACTTGAAACTTGGGGCATATGTTTTAAAGGTAGCTTCTTATAAGGGAAGCCTATCCTTTTTAAATGCTTTAGTAAGCGGGATATTATGTAATTTTCTTGTGTGCTTAGCTGTTTGGGGCTCATATGCAGCTAAGGATGTAGCAGGCAAGATATTAATAGTTTGGGTTACGATTATGACATTTATAATATCAGGATTCGAGCATAGTGTTGCAAATATGTATTATTTTTCAATTGCAATACTTGCAAAGATTGATTCTAGAATTATAGTAGCATCTCATCTTTCAGCTGATAAATTAGAAAGCGTTAGTGTTTTTAATGCTATCGGAAATATAATACCTGTAACTATCGGAAATATTATCGGAGGTATGTTACTTGTAGGGCTAGCATATTGGTTTGTTTATGTAAAAATGCCTAGAGATAAAGATAATTCCACAAAGGAGAAGTACTAA